In Toxoplasma gondii ME49 chromosome X, whole genome shotgun sequence, a single genomic region encodes these proteins:
- a CDS encoding hypothetical protein (encoded by transcript TGME49_224810~Predicted trans-membrane domain (TMHMM2.0):76-99): MGRQAKSVRQFVPSHAFPSQPNSPMALEANEFDGPAKVSSLVAPSFRRQLKKPKREKGVSNACRRLVTIGRKLKKKVVSFFLWVISYFTHLLDFTEVFSKSEPPPRPQLGDGRSAQGTAPSQTSAKRHAKKHSYQQRKRNRAEKGDSDSHRLNASYSREEEEPKMTVRGKVTRGAPSDGKRVVDASGVLQGMLGPTVGRQSPRKGREESSEKAGLQLPRGLQEGRDEALAEGDEQAEQVDSGDAQLKEKSGSAASTSSSVTGTEQRIQETEIGAKETAEQLGKEKGEDRGDDKTSLTEGTCTPSKDALGSESAVQLDVFLPHKPITRWNRKRPVDYHRTQKAERSTLKTEQAALSVHGARGARDDSSCHPPPAKGKRESSVEKRFAESDGTKGEQNDDSTGKQKSGKRQGRRFTFVKSNFEGEGKAAERGLSPSEKGQRTPSPGRVPFSAVRIRGRPGRRERTFSGRFPAFGEDGEHMKNEGTEQPTQGTETPPRHVKSSPRFSEENKTKPSTVSSLRFSGAFPLSHSSSTSYPVAGADTKNHFPKNALPTHTEDGWRVVTARKTRKGDVPYPERMPKASSDTEKHAKASSHSSRSRTSREREEKDTSSERQRGRPVLETEKDPRSSAQLLNTDKEFPKLPETLPLSRPPSSRRCFLVAAALPVSAVEETTAKSGAERHRKSNTRKLKRTEMDKSVPPPSSPSISVSSSLAVAASTGAAVPRRWIDLMSDDGEDGCSWKKGEETSRPALCGSSINTKERLACTTSNVQKIPEIKDQKSGVFQEQNKHHGKPPKHAFFKDSEHALSSSPKSSSPVSSPPTSSAFCSFSSFSSSSSSSSFSSSSSSSSSSSSSSSDSSFSSPSLSVPFCSLSGSRVGGEATATVRETQGLCGEALESVTSSCLRSKFAPHSGPDSHDNGEQDTKVGEQPEGTGENEQANADLSAASEAANLCWPSLGASMGMPKARVASHRRPAAKSRLGFLFETFAAGSRPLRHERLPLSQASHREAKGRPSSVVFPGSSSSSGRLSQDSPLWNASQCLRSERETGEAVWQVEGDRRRNTRAPVSASRQRATGSHPETETNWKSFHKLPRGTSSEAAFSQGSSDPRVYLDTPGFPAFSELSRVNTGQPPKRSPTTFSSPHFSCAYPSRGRKRRAGSASVATSGDCYSSDPLQGPMMSELPWEPSPPFPFRIPRFSNRRGGNPFESYAPANIPPPPSVPPPPPPDHLAFFAPPGTYASSLYYTQMLGGQANSLFLESGQAVDPLSMHAIDHAEESNAGKNLTDRSDFYQIARQQEVMLQHLRPLAISHHSTYPLYYSHLQARTAPDTGIVYFLQNDGNSDGKEDEAEKKGENNEGEYGQEPEEKRAMSGTVEREVPVSGEVIPAGHRDEVEIHGTTCNSYNGAGCHTLLGFAMTDENANNNSNPTEDRLGNRNDRYDVKNTSRDGKSVPSSAPDHPDTTEQTVSPTNENHYRNTGSSGNSANPESKSKQDTNAGKANFHTRKEATDKETNSKICTLIPNGSADPEKEESNGNATDQEATRQKNMNLECGFADSSNSSPCKPLDGDSMETTNACTPENVSLAKKNVEHDVTYLKNGALNYGGLPSGEAGVSDSLHLSTGAATENIDVNLSPLQTGEDVAEEERDKDHPALVASKKGMSLSEQQDAGCHSPEKAHLDVRELAGTQGGYGGLVAPDTCLTPLSGFLSSSFPLKKGASIAKGHRKSRLPFGTTGQAVYRPKETRDEKDEKAKNPEEVHVLQDGGTGDALVYHLYDPATCTWIEIVGKQRVRP, from the exons ATGGGGAGACAAGCAAAATCAGTTCGCCAGTTTGTGCCTTCTCATGCCTTTCCTTCGCAACCCAATTCTCCAATGGCACTCGAAGCAAACGAGTTCGATGGACCGGCGAAAGTCTCCTCGCTCGTCGCTCCGTCCTTCAGGCGACAGCTGAAGAAGCCAAAACGGGAAAAGGGCGTTTCCAATGCGTGTCGGCGTCTCGTCACTATCGGaaggaagctgaagaaaaaagtcgtttccttcttcttgtggGTCATTTCTTACTTCACACATCTCCTTGACTTCACAGAG GTGTTTTCAAAAAGTGAACCTCCACCTCGTCCTCAACTTGGTGATGGTCGGTCGGCACAGGGTACAGCGCCGAGCCAGACGAGTGCGAAAAGACACGCGAAAAAGCACTCTTatcagcagagaaagagaaaccgtGCAGAAAAGGGCGATTCAGACTCTCATCGTCTCAATGCGTCTTActcgagggaagaagaggaacctAAGATGACAGTAAGGGGAAAGGTGACCAGAGGGGCGCCGTCTGACGGGAAACGCGTAGTGGATGCGTCCGGGGTTCTGCAGGGCATGTTAGGCCCTACAGTTGGGAGACAAAGCCcacgaaaagggagagaggaaagcagcgaaaaAGCAGGACTTCAGTTGCCGAGAGGCTTgcaggaaggcagagacgaggcgctagcggaaggagacgaacaagCAGAACAAGTTGATAGCGGAGACGCACAGCTGAAAGAGAAATCTGGTAGCGCAGCATCAACCTCGTCCTCCGTAACAGGCACCGAACAGAGGATACAGGAGACCGAAATAGGTGCAAAGGAGACGGCAGAACAGcttggaaaagaaaaaggagaggacagaggagaTGACAAAACCAGTCTCACGGAGGGGACTTGCACGCCATCGAAAGATGCGCTTGGTTCGGAGTCTGCCGTGCAGCTCGACGTCTTTCTTCCCCATAAACCGATAACACGTTGGAATCGAAAGCGGCCTGTGGACTATCACAGAACTCaaaaagcggagagaagcactCTAAAGACCGAGCAAGCCGCCCTTTCTGTGCACGGGGCCAGGGGCGCGAGAGACGATTCGAGTTGCCATCCTCCACCGGCGAaggggaaacgagaaagcagTGTAGAAAAGCGTTTCGCAGAATCGGACGGAACGAAGGGAGAACAGAACGACGACAGCacggggaagcagaagagcggGAAACGACAAGGGAGACGGTTCACTTTCGTGAAGTCGAACTTCGAGGGTGAAGGTAaagcagccgagagaggTCTTTCTCCCTCAGAAAAGGGACAGCGAACTCCTTCTCCCGGAAGAGTTCCCTTTTCTGCGGTTCGAATACGTGGACGcccagggagaagagaaaggactTTTTCTGGTCGCTTTCCTGCTTTTGGGGAGGACGGCGAGCATatgaaaaacgaaggaactgAGCAACCGACGCAGGGTACCGAGACACCGCCCCGTCATGTGAAGTCGAGTCCACGGTTCtccgaagaaaacaaaacaaAGCCATCcacagtttcttctcttcgcttctctggcgcgttccctctctcgcaCTCCTCGTCCACGTCTTACCCAGTGGCTGGAGCTGACACAAAGAATCACTTCCCGAAGAATGCGCTTCCGACGCACACAGAAGACGGTTGGCGCGTCGTGACTgcaaggaagacgagaaaaggagatgTTCCGTATCCTGAAAGGATGCCTAAAGCGTCCAgtgacacagagaaacacgcGAAGGCATCTTCACATTCTTCAAGATCACGCAcaagccgagagagagaagagaaagacacctcaagcgagagacagagaggaagaccagttctcgaaacagagaaggatcCCAGATCGAGTGCGCAACTGCTTAACACAGACAAGGAGTTCCCGAAGTTGCCTGAgacgctgcctctctcgcgtccgccttcttctcgtcgctgtTTTTTGGTGGCTGCCGCCCTTCCTGTCTCAGCAGTGGAGGAGACAACTGCCAAGAGTGGGGCAGAACGTCATCGAAAGAGCAACACACGGAAACTGAAGAGAACCGAAATGGACAAATCTGTGCCtcccccttcgtctccttccatctcggtctcttcttcgctcgctgTGGCTGCCTCGACGGGCGCTGCCGTGCCTCGGAGGTGGATTGACCTCATGTCGGACGATGGAGAAGACGGTTGCTCgtggaagaagggagaggaaacctCGAGGCCTGCCCTTTGTGGGTCCTCTATAAACACGAAAGAACGCCTTGCCTGTACAACCTCAAATGTTCAAAAGATCCCCGAAATTAAAGATCAGAAATCTGGGGTTTTTCAAGAGCAAAATAAACATCACGGAAAACCCCCAAAACATGCTTTCTTCAAAGACAGTGAACATGcactctcctcctctcccaagtcttcctctcctgtctcttccccccCTACGTCCTCCGCTTTCTGTTcattttcctctttctcttcctcctcgtcttcctcctcgttttcctcctcgtcgtcttcctcgtcgtcttcctcgtcgtcttcctccgactcttcgttttcgtcgccGTCTTTGTCCGTTCCGTTTTGCTCTCTGTCTGGAAGCAGAGTGGGAGGCGAAGCTACCGCAACAGTTCGGGAGACACAGGGCCTGTGTGGAGAAGCCTTAGAGTCTGTGACAAGCAGCTGCCTCCGTTCTAAGTTCGCGCCTCACTCTGGTCCTGACAGTCACGACAACGGAGAGCAGGACACGAAGGTCGGAGAGCAGCCGGAAGGAACCGGGGAAAACGAGCAGGCTAACGCGGATCTCAGCGCTGCGAGCGAAGCCGCAAATCTCTGCTGGCCTTCCTTAGGGGCCTCTATGGGCATGCCAAAGGCGCGAGTCGCTTCACATCGCCG GCCTGCAGCGAAAAGCCGTCTGGGCTTTCTTTTCGAAACGTTCGCAGCCGGgtctcgtcctctgcgcCACGAGAGGCTTCCGCTGTCCCAGGCCTCTCAccgagaagcgaaaggccggccttcttctgttgttttccctggctcctcgtcttcgtctggcCGTCTCAGCCAAGACAGTCCACTGTGGAACGCCTCACAGTGCCTGCGTTCCGAACGCGAAACTGGAGAGGCTGTGTGGCAAGTGGAAGGTGACCGACGCCGGAACACTCGAGCTCCTGTATCTGCTTCCAGGCAACGGGCAACAGGAAGCCATCCTGAAACTGAGACAAACT GGAAGAGTTTTCATAAACTCCCCCGCGGCACATCCTCGGAGGCTGCTTTCTCTCAGGGTTCTTCGGATCCCCGGGTGTATTTAGACACTCCAGGGTTTCCCGCTTTCTCGGAGTTGTCCCGAGTTAATACAGGCCAACCGCCAAAAAGATCTCCGACaactttctcttctccacattTTTCGTGTGCTTACCCCTCTCGGGGTCGAAAACGTAGAGCTGGCTCGGCCTCGGTTGCCACGTCAGGTGACTGCTACTCCTCTGACCCGCTTCAAGGGCCGATGATGTCTGAATTGCCTTGGGAGCCTTCCCCGCCGTTTCCTTTTCGAATACCACGATTTAGCAACCGGAGAGGTGGGAATCCATTCGAGTCCTACGCCCCTGCAAACATCCCGCCTCCTCCCTCAGttccgcctccgcctccccCAGATCatcttgccttcttcgcgcccCCTGGGACCTATGCATCTTCTCTGTATTATACCCAAATGCTTGGCGGCCAAGCGaactctctttttctcgagagcGGGCAGGCTGTGGACCCATTGAGCATGCACGCGATCGACCATGCGGAGGAGTCGAACGCCGGGAAAAACTTGACCGACCGAAGCGACTTTTATCAGATAGCCCGCCAGCAGGAAGTAATGCTTCAACACTTGCGTCCCTTAGCTATTTCTCACCATTCGACATATCCTCTCTACTACAGCCACTTGCAAGCTCGCACCGCGCCAGACACGGGAATCGTTTACTTCTTGCAAAACGACGGAAACAGCGacggaaaggaagacgaggcagaaaaaaaaggagagaacaacgAAGGGGAATACGGACAAGAACCGGAAGAAAAACGTGCTATGAGTGGAACTGTTGAGCGAGAGGTGCCTGTATCCGGGGAAGTAATTCCAGCCGGTCACCGCGACGAAGTCGAGATACATGGCACTACCTGCAACAGTTACAATGGCGCTGGCTGTCACACACTTCTTGGCTTTGCGATGACTGACGAAAATGCGAACAACAACAGTAATCCGACAGAGGATAGGCTTGGAAACAGGAACGATAGATATGATGTTAAGAACACCAGCCGCGACGGTAAGAGTGTACCTAGCAGTGCTCCGGATCATCCTGACACTACGGAGCAAACAGTCAGCCCCACGAATGAAAATCACTACAGGAATACTGGGTCGAGTGGAAACAGTGCTAATCCTGAGTCTAAGAGCAAGCAGGACACGAACGCGGGTAAGGCGAACTTTCATACTAGAAAAGAAGCCACggacaaagagacaaacagcaAGATCTGTACTCTCATTCCTAATGGTTCTGCAGATCctgagaaggaggagagcaACGGAAACGCCACAGATCAGGAGGCTACCCGGCAGAAAAACATGAATCTTGAGTGCGGTTTTGCTGACAGCAGCAATAGTTCGCCGTGTAAACCGCTTGACGGTGACAGCATGGAAACCACAAATGCCTGTACTCCTGAAAATGTTAGTcttgcgaagaagaacgtcGAGCACGATGTAACCTATCTGAAGAACGGTGCACTCAATTATGGTGGTCTTCCTAGTGGTGAAGCAGGGGTCAGCGATTCTCTACACCTTAGTACCGGAGCTGCGACAGAGAACATCGACGTAAACCTTTCTCCCTTGCAGACTGGAGAGGATgtagcagaagaagaaagggacaAAGACCACCCAG CTCTTGTCGCATCCAAGAAAGGCATGAGTCTCTCAGAGCAGCAAGACGCTGGATGTCACTCACCCGAGAAAGCACACTTGGATGTGCGTGAGCTTGCCGGGACGCAGGGAGGATACGGAGGCTTGGTAGCGCCAGACACTTGTTTGACACCCTTGTCGGGGTTTCTCAgttcttcctttccattGAAGAAAGGAGCAAGCATCGCAAAAGGACACAGGAAATCGAGGCTCCCGTTCGGCACCACTGGCCAGGCGGTGTACAggccgaaggagacgagagacgaaaaggatgaaaaagcgaaaaatcCTGAAGAGGTACATGTGCTGCAGGATGGTGGAACAGGAGACGCTCTGGTCTATCACCTCTACGATCCCGCGACGTGTACGTGGATTGAG ATTGTCGGCAAACAGAGAGTCCGCCCCTAA
- a CDS encoding hypothetical protein (encoded by transcript TGME49_224830), protein MQGDCRTKTVVSGRKLRWSFGKTLCFCLLSLPSLSQGVPHLSPSGFSRSCASLPNSPVSAASPCSQFPSAFSSRASSLGAPLRLQSPFAILSDSSVLRASSLSGDARPLGYLRYLFVAQTLYQRCRSSSRMESSSRAKAPGASALLSNSKTALRSSMPASSFTMEDEECVAAGILPVCRVGNRVLALFYNATGGKKKNFLVDFGGCKERSARSPPPPSTPSLSPPASPVLPACSSSLPSSSLPHCASCVSPPSAVPLSSAPGEDQARVEARKKRETKRATKQGDEWEADGECAAREVWEETDQLWGLVAGYFLQAEPPLRKRRRADADKGGEDGGHENCVTRVTGKKAGGNHGQTNGKKEKKRLPKRRETEEGSDEEVEERRQRWKAEICSWLMSIPTLATFSRSKYRCYIKEFPAFFPLLFMNLRGEEGEGWTRNRRFLWVDVDAFVTSEEGQNSESLAAPGERVQNGEAKQAKAPPNLGEGQVATPSKTRGSQSEDKREEEGRVPIDGSEETQNKPPEAISRIHSKHRVVPPTPNSVPPLHYRLRHPRLGAILQDVKRKLLTENGGEAHEGKGFSSSRGSRSSPLPHRSSSHPASPAFSACTSAPPSASPGSASSSPFVSSSSLSASVSGSVSSGALRLGRPLLPLLLPSRSHVLESREQVEEYLLSHVFDLLSRCRILSEQDGKGGLDGAGRDGGRTEMPNEKAGETGKNDRDKQQADAFGERSEGRGVEGLSPKEEREGTGKRRHSPPDFHGAPKALRRLMESEEWRQASVIWLDPCLPGKEALLDGSLLDVMREEELANQTFLTLPSFWADADTREAERKEQREEERRETEEREKREREAKAGGATMTQSRLDDKVVLLKARAAARSEFRKLLVVEEKPLKDLQSFQVDIAVVGCGAVTPDGLLLGRSRAAEPRSPAAMWTVAHDLQVLEGFLPLSSTLAQQRSISHRVGDACRAAGRAGCREEGEEEARGKQTEGTGEPEDAEKIPKANGLGDNEEKGSKPEQGQDKTVNARQSTCQQEKKGEDRVSPLSDCSLDKAPQGSGDIASFLASAVEEINRELESSKAFSELWGSKPGVTANAQHDKDAHRRLEIADKVATPSRCWNPQKIE, encoded by the exons ATGCAGGGTGACTGCCGGACAAAGACTGTGGTCTCTGGGCGGAAGCTGCGATGGTCTTTCGGCAAGACACTTTGTTTCtgccttttgtctcttccttctctttcccaAGGCGTGCCTcatttgtctccttctggcttctctcgctcttgtgCGTCGCTTCCAaactctcctgtctctgcggcaTCTCCCTGCTCCCAgtttccttctgctttctcttctagAGCGTCCTCTCTTGGCGCGCCTCTTCGACTTCAGTCGCCGTTCGCCATCCTCTCTGACTCCAGCgttcttcgcgcttcttcgctctccggcGACGCGCGTCCCCTGGGGTATTTGAGGTATCTTTTCGTCGCCCAGACCCTGTATCAGCGTTGCCGATCCTCGTCGAGAATGGAGAGCTCCTCAAGAGCCAAGGCACCCGGTGCTTCGGCCCTCCTCTCCAACTCCAAGACAGCTTTGCGCTCTTCCATgcctgcgtcttcgttcACGATGGAAGACGAGGAGTGCGTCGCTGCCGGCATTCTTCCTGTTTGTCGCGTAGGAAATCGAGTCCTCGCCCTCTTTTACAATGCAACgggtggaaagaagaaaaacttcCTCGTCGACTTTGGGGGCTGCAAAGAACGCTCTGCGCGATCCCCGCCTCCACCTTCCACGCCCAGCCTTTCCCCTCCCGCGTCTCCAGTCCTACCTGCTtgttcttcatctcttccttcgtcttcgttgcCTCACTGTGCTtcttgtgtgtctcctccttctgctgTGCCTCTGTCGTCTGCGCCGGGAGAGGACCAAGCGCGggtggaggcgaggaagaagcgcgagacgaaGCGCGCGACCAAGCAGGGGGATGAGTGGGAGGCGGACGGAGAGTGTGCGGCCCGAGAGGTctgggaagagacagaccaGCTGTGGGGTCTCGTGGCGGGATATTTCTTGCAGGCAGAGCCGCCTCTtcggaagcgaaggagagcagaTGCCGACAAAGGCGGGGAAGACGGAGGTCACGAGAACTGCGTGACGCGGGTGACAGGCAAGAAAGCGGGGGGGAACCATGGGCAAACAaatggaaagaaagagaagaagaggctgccaaagagaagggaaacagaggaggggagcgacgaggaagtggaggagagacgacaaaGGTGGAAAGCCGAAATCTGCTCTTGGCTTATGTCCATTCCCACA CTGGCGACCTTTTCGCGGTCCAAATACCGCTGCTACATCAAGGAGtttcctgcctttttcccgCTTCTCTTCATGAATTTgcgcggcgaagaaggcgaaggctgGACCCGCAATCGACGCTTCCTCTGGGTAGACGTTGATGCTTTCGTTACGAGTGAAGAAGGCCAGAATTCCGAGAGCCTAGCGGCTCCCGGAGAACGCGTTCAGAatggagaagcgaagcaagCGAAGGCGCCGCCAAATTTGGGAGAAGGACAGGTTGCGACGCCGTCAAAGACGCGAGGGAGCCAGAGCGAGgacaagcgagaggaggaaggacgagTGCCGATTGAtgggagcgaggagacgcaaaATAAGCCGCCAGAGGCAATTTCTCGGATCCACTCGAAGCACCGTGTTGTTCCCCCGACTCCTAATTCGGTTCCGCCCCTCCACTACCGTCTCCGACACCCGCGACTTGGAGCGATACTGCAAGATGTCAAACGCAAACTCCTTACTGAGAACGGCGGAGAAGCGCACGAAGGAAAGggattttcttcttctcgcggaTCTCGTTCATCTCCCCTTCCCCATCGGTCCTCTTCCCACCCTGCATCTCCAGCGTTCTCGGCGTGTACCTCTGCTCCTCCGTCCGCGTCTCCcggttctgcttcttcctctccttttgtctcttcttcttccttgtctgccTCAGTCAGTGGCTCAGTCTCCTCGGGGGCGTTGCGCTTGGGGCGACCgcttttgcctcttcttctgccttctcggaGTCATGTCCTCGAGTCCCGAGAGCAGGTGGAGGAGTATCTCCTGTCGCACGTATTTgaccttctctcgcgctgtcGGATTCTTTCGGAGCAGGACGGCAAAGGCGGCCTGGACGGGGCGGGCCGCGACGGAGGGCGCACCGAGATGCCGAacgagaaggcgggagagacaggaaagaacgacagagacaagcaaCAGGCTGACGCATTTGGAGAGCgaagcgaagggagaggcgTGGAAGGCCTCTCCccaaaagaggaaagagaaggaaccgGCAAACGACGGCACTCGCCCCCGGACTTCCACGGCGCGCCCAAGGCTCTGAGGCGTTTGATGGAAAGCGAAGAGtg GCGGCAGGCATCCGTCATCTGGTTGGACCCCTGTCTTCCAGGGAAAGAGGCGCTCCTCGACGGCTCGCTCCTCGATGTcatgcgagaagaagagctggcAAACCAGA cgTTCCTGACTCTCCCCTCGTTCTGGGCGGATGCAGACACACGCGAAGCAGAgcggaaagaacaaagagaagaagaacggcgagaaacagaagagagagaaaagagagaaagggaagcgaaAGCAGGAGGGGCAACGATGACGCAGAGCCGACTCGATGACAAAGTTGTTTTGCTAAAGGCGAGAGCAGCTGCAAGGAGCGAATTTCGGAAGCTGCTGGTTGTGGAGGAAAAACCTTTGAAAGATCTCCAGAGTTTCCAAG TGGACATCGCCGTTGTCGGCTGTGGCGCCGTGACCCCCGACGGCCTGCTGCTTGGCCGCTCCCGTGCCGCTG AACCTCGATCGCCAGCGGCCATGTGGACTGTCGCTCACGACTTGCAG GTTCTGGAaggctttcttcctctctcttcaacgCTCGCGCAGCAGCGCTCCATATCCCACAGAGTCGGAGACGCTTGTCGCGCAGCCGGCCGCGCAGGGTgccgagaggaaggcgaagaagaggcgagaggaaaacaaacAGAAGGCACCGGGGAGCCGGAAGATGCCGAGAAAATTCCGAAGGCAAATGGCCTCGGAGAtaacgaagagaaaggcagcaAACCAGAGCAGGGCCAAGACAAAACCGTGAACGCTCGACAGTCGACTTGTcaacaggagaaaaaggggGAGGACAGggtttctccactctccgACTGCAGCTTAGACAAGGCGCCACAGGGAAGCGGGGACATTGCGTCTTTCCTTGCGAGCGCAGTGGAGGAAATCAATAGGGAACTCGAGTCGTCAAAGGCGTTCTCGGAGTTGTGGGGATCGAAGCCAGGAGTGACGGCGAATGCCCAGCACGACAAGGACGCACACCGGCGTCTCGAAATCGCCGACAAAGTCGCGACGCCATCGAGATGCTGGAACCCGCAGAAAATCGAGTGA
- a CDS encoding hypothetical protein (encoded by transcript TGME49_224820), with the protein MHISMHVRLQTTEQTGESPRPWSTRSPSAEILFLFLVSRACLIGSSPCKSQHLGAGKTLPEEAVTNGHRFTPRQREISPPGSDQSRAKRRHAQNTAVSDYPCLRVLAGIHDFGNFLPCVDPDAPLGHGEVKLASVSIPLFKPEKMALSRASQLFSASGLAAAALSFCGGWYCRQTLSGVSRPSPRAPPPRSSFSASSSSSASCLQAPFSQGTREGSRRGPSGGHGLLVTRRIIVPLQEVNEFATFLNALAGYNTQQSGFLSHSIYVHEVVSSASSRDEGNGVVALEILMFEEWADPLAAKAALTCAEIKNSLEQAKKRGWDLRGEVWVGLSGADAHRQEA; encoded by the coding sequence atgcacatctcGATGCATGTACGCCTACAGACGACAGAGCAAACAGGTGAGTCTCCGCGACCCTGGTCTACGAGGTCGCCCTCAGCAGAgatcctttttctcttcttggtCTCACGCGCTTGTCTCATCGGAAGTTCTCCCTGTAAATCACAACATCTAGGAGCAGGAAAGACACTACCGGAAGAAGCTGTGACGAACGGACACAGATTCACACCCAGACAGCGGGAGATCAGCCCTCCTGGCAGCGACCAGTCCAGGGCAAAACGAAGACACGCACAAAATACCGCTGTCAGTGATTACCCTTGTTTGCGTGTGCTGGCGGGAATTCACGACTTCGGCAATTTTCTTCCGTGCGTCGATCCTGACGCACCTCTGGGACATGGAGAAGTAAAACTTGCCAGCGTCTCTATCCCTCTGTTCAAACCAGAGAAAATGGCACTTTCGCGGGCCTCtcagctcttctctgcaagcGGCCTCGCTGCGGcggctctctccttctgcggGGGATGGTACTGCAGACAAACTCTCTCCGGTGtatcccgtccttcccctcgTGCTCCTCCCCctcgttcgtctttttctgcgtcttcttcttcgtctgcttcttgtctccAGGCTCCGTTTTCTCAAGGGACGAGAGAGGGATCGAGGAGAGGGCCATCTGGTGGCCATGGCCTGCTGGTCACGCGCCGCATTATCGTGCCACTGCAAGAAGTCAATGAGTTTGCAACGTTTCTGAACGCACTCGCGGGCTACAACACTCAGCAGAGCGGCTTTCTTTCTCATTCAATCTATGTCCACGAAGTagtttcgtctgcgtcttctcgggATGAAGGAAATGGTGTGGTTGCGCTGGAGATTTTGATGTTCGAAGAGTGGGCTGATCCATTGGCAGCCAAGGCCGCTTTAACCTGTGCGGAGATCAAGAATAGCTTGGAGCAGGCAAAGAAACGCGGCTGGGATTTGAGAGGAGAAGTCTGGGTGGGCCTCTCTGGAGCAGACGCACACCGCCAGGAAGCGTAG